A single Chloroflexota bacterium DNA region contains:
- a CDS encoding cysteine hydrolase, with protein sequence MENPHCALLIVDVQVGFVNDATRHILPKVVALQSQYAHVYATRFVNAEGSPYHKLLDWHRFYANSGDVPLAFEPVDGVQVIDKNVYTCVTPAFVEELRGKGIEEVAICGIDTDACVTQCAIDLFQNGFRPVLLSEACASHAGAEYHDAALRILARLIGKNQIV encoded by the coding sequence ATGGAGAACCCTCACTGCGCGCTGCTGATAGTCGATGTTCAGGTTGGATTCGTCAACGACGCTACGCGGCACATCTTGCCCAAGGTCGTGGCGCTGCAATCGCAGTACGCGCATGTCTATGCCACGCGCTTCGTCAACGCGGAGGGTTCTCCATACCACAAACTGCTGGACTGGCACAGATTCTACGCCAATTCCGGCGATGTGCCGCTCGCCTTTGAGCCGGTCGATGGTGTACAGGTCATCGACAAGAATGTTTACACCTGCGTCACACCCGCATTCGTCGAGGAGCTGCGCGGCAAGGGCATCGAAGAGGTGGCAATCTGCGGCATCGACACGGACGCCTGCGTAACGCAATGCGCCATAGACCTGTTCCAGAACGGTTTTCGCCCGGTGTTGCTATCGGAAGCGTGCGCCAGCCATGCGGGGGCGGAATATCATGACGCTGCGCTTCGCATTCTCGCGCGCCTCATCGGAAAGAACCAGATAGTATGA
- a CDS encoding SDR family oxidoreductase, whose amino-acid sequence MPELDGKVAIVTGAGRLRGIGRGAAVAFARLGADVVVTGTGRSPDRYPDDEKAVGWRDIESTAAQVRGEGRRALPLVVDVSDAASVERMVERTIDEFGRIDILVNNAAYARGPDRVPIADVPQDIFQRVLDVKITGTYLCSKAVIPHMMAQGGGKIVNISSGSGKTGSANNLAYTAACFAQVGMTQSLAQELGRHNINVNCVCPGAVDTSRVDDVGRGDAWQAIADNLPIRRTGTDDEVGAFVAYLCTTAASWIHGQSINMDGGGTMEH is encoded by the coding sequence ATGCCCGAACTCGACGGCAAAGTGGCAATCGTAACCGGCGCGGGCAGGCTGCGCGGGATTGGCAGGGGCGCGGCGGTGGCGTTTGCGCGGCTTGGCGCGGATGTCGTGGTTACCGGCACGGGACGCAGTCCAGACCGCTACCCGGACGACGAAAAGGCGGTCGGCTGGCGCGACATAGAGAGCACGGCGGCGCAGGTTCGCGGCGAAGGCAGGCGCGCGCTGCCGTTGGTCGTGGATGTCTCGGACGCCGCCAGCGTTGAGCGGATGGTAGAGCGCACCATCGACGAGTTCGGCAGAATCGACATTCTGGTGAACAATGCCGCCTACGCGCGTGGCCCGGACCGTGTGCCTATCGCGGATGTCCCGCAGGACATATTCCAACGCGTGCTTGATGTGAAGATTACCGGCACATACCTGTGCAGCAAGGCGGTTATCCCGCACATGATGGCGCAGGGCGGGGGCAAGATTGTCAACATATCGTCCGGGTCGGGCAAGACGGGCAGCGCGAATAATCTGGCATATACTGCGGCGTGCTTCGCGCAGGTGGGGATGACGCAATCGCTGGCGCAGGAACTCGGGCGACACAACATCAATGTGAACTGCGTCTGCCCTGGCGCGGTGGACACTTCGCGCGTGGACGATGTGGGCAGAGGCGATGCGTGGCAGGCTATCGCCGACAACCTGCCCATCCGCAGGACCGGCACGGACGACGAAGTGGGCGCGTTCGTCGCGTATCTATGCACGACAGCCGCGTCGTGGATTCACGGGCAGTCCATCAACATGGATGGGGGCGGCACGATGGAGCACTAG
- a CDS encoding MaoC family dehydratase, with translation MTTDAGIDYDRSLLGKEFPIGTFEVSREMILEFSQATGETNPIYSDEARAAESEYGDIIAPPTFCNLFVNGGEKPDIKLEYGDTGFFAGQAIEIVAPIRPGDTVEVTSRLKQVYSKTGRSGKMVFAVWETRFDNQDGETVARVDESYVRRNSGRAG, from the coding sequence ATGACCACAGACGCAGGCATCGACTACGACAGAAGTCTCCTCGGAAAAGAGTTCCCCATTGGCACATTCGAGGTCAGCCGCGAGATGATTCTGGAGTTCTCGCAGGCGACCGGCGAGACGAACCCGATATATTCCGATGAGGCGCGCGCCGCCGAGTCCGAGTACGGCGACATCATTGCGCCTCCGACTTTCTGCAATCTGTTCGTCAACGGCGGCGAAAAGCCAGACATCAAGCTGGAATATGGCGACACGGGCTTCTTCGCGGGGCAGGCTATCGAAATCGTCGCGCCAATCCGCCCGGGCGATACGGTCGAAGTTACTTCACGGCTGAAGCAGGTGTACTCAAAGACCGGGCGCTCCGGCAAGATGGTCTTCGCCGTCTGGGAGACGCGCTTCGACAATCAGGACGGCGAAACGGTAGCGCGCGTTGACGAATCGTATGTGCGGCGCAACAGCGGTCGCGCGGGCTAA
- a CDS encoding PHP domain-containing protein: protein MMYIDIHTHSVASDDSRASVEQYVKWINVLRRKGHRIDGFVLTEHRKFDHEIDYSQLAADNDVLILKGAELDTNCGHFLVFGVTEEMTTRLDFGDVHLDAPTLVRVADECGGIAYPAHPGRYGIGYCEYVKDVPGFENVKIVEKLNSGNRSGEQERADALIAEYGYMGTGGSDAHVVSAIGKCMTQFYGDVQCIDDIVNLLKDGKFRAVHLEETIGK, encoded by the coding sequence ATGATGTACATAGATATTCATACACACTCGGTCGCGTCGGACGACTCTCGGGCGTCCGTCGAGCAATATGTCAAATGGATCAACGTTCTGCGGCGCAAGGGGCACCGCATAGACGGATTCGTGCTCACCGAACACCGCAAGTTCGACCACGAAATAGATTACAGCCAACTTGCAGCGGACAACGACGTGCTCATCCTGAAGGGCGCGGAACTGGACACGAACTGCGGGCATTTCTTGGTGTTTGGCGTAACTGAAGAGATGACGACTCGCCTAGATTTCGGCGATGTGCATCTCGATGCGCCCACGCTGGTGCGAGTTGCCGACGAGTGCGGCGGGATAGCGTATCCGGCGCATCCGGGCCGCTATGGCATCGGCTACTGCGAGTATGTCAAGGATGTGCCCGGCTTCGAGAATGTGAAAATCGTCGAAAAGCTCAACTCCGGCAACCGCTCAGGCGAGCAGGAACGGGCGGATGCGCTCATCGCCGAATACGGCTATATGGGCACCGGTGGCAGCGACGCGCATGTCGTCAGCGCCATCGGTAAATGCATGACGCAGTTCTACGGCGATGTCCAATGCATTGACGACATAGTAAACCTGCTGAAAGACGGCAAATTCCGCGCCGTCCACCTAGAAGAAACGATAGGGAAATGA